Proteins encoded together in one Triticum dicoccoides isolate Atlit2015 ecotype Zavitan chromosome 7B, WEW_v2.0, whole genome shotgun sequence window:
- the LOC119338878 gene encoding probable trehalose-phosphate phosphatase 8 has translation MANQDVVLRPDMDGIAAAAAMPGSSNRAIFACRGAASTSLRRRSAVDDEFRAGSPCATSWVFQAMRASSPPRSPAVDEYAAWTRKHPSALASFEQIAAAAKGKQVVVFLDYDGTLSPIVADPDTAFISGEMREAVRGVAQHFPAAIVTGRCVEKVCNFVGLSELYYAGSHGMDIKGPGSNAEEVLLQPAREFLPVIAEVYEALVEKTKTTPGARVENNKFCLSVHFRCVDEKRWSPLAEQVKEVLRDYPDLRLNEGRKVLEIRPSIMWDKGKAVEFLLQSLGFDGRSDVLPLYLGDDRTDEDAFKMLRKRGHGLGILVSKCPRETDASYSLQDPTEVMEFLHRLVQWKRRRSSSSSSSAMRARV, from the exons ATGGCGAACCAGGACGTGGTGCTCCGCCCGGACATGGACGGCATAGCGGCGGCCGCGGCCATGCCGGGCTCCTCCAACCGCGCGATCTTCGCGTGCCGCGGCGCCGCGTCGACCTCCCTGCGGCGCCGCTCCGCCGTCGACGACGAGTTCCGCGCCGGGTCACCCTGCGCCACAAGCTGGGTCTTCCAGGCCATGCGGGCGTCTTCCCCGCCTCGCTCCCCAGCCGTCGACGAGTACGCCGCGTGGACT AGGAAGCACCCGTCGGCTCTGGCTAGCTTCGAGCAGATCGCGGCCGCCGCCAAGGGGAAGCAGGTGGTCGTGTTCCTGGACTACGACGGCACGCTCTCGCCCATCGTCGCCGACCCCGACACAGCGTTCATCAGCGGCGAG ATGCGGGAGGCGGTGCGCGGCGTTGCGCAGCACTTCCCGGCGGCGATCGTCACCGGCCGGTGCGTGGAGAAGGTGTGCAACTTCGTGGGCCTCTCGGAGCTCTACTACGCGGGCAGCCACGGCATGGACATCAAGGGCCCAGGCTCCAAC GCGGAGGAGGTGCTCCTGCAACCTGCTCGCGAGTTCCTCCCGGTCATCGCCGAG GTCTACGAGGCTCTGGTGGAGAAGACCAAGACCACGCCGGGGGCCAGGGTGGAGAACAACAAGTTCTGCCTGTCCGTGCACTTCCGATGCGTAGATGAAAAG AGATGGAGTCCATTGGCCGAGCAAGTCAAGGAGGTGCTCCGGGACTACCCCGATCTCAGGCTCAACGAAGGCAGAAAG GTCCTGGAGATCCGGCCGTCCATCATGTGGGACAAGGGCAAGGCCGTGGAGTTCTTGCTCCAATCTCTGG GATTCGACGGACGCAGCGACGTCCTGCCGCTGTACCTCGGGGACGACCGCACTGACGAGGATGCTTTCAAG ATGCTGAGAAAGAGAGGTCATGGCCTGGGCATCCTTGTCTCCAAGTGCCCTAGGGAGACCGACGCCTCCTACTCTCTTCAGGACCCCACTGAG GTTATGGAGTTCCTTCACCGCTTGGTGCAGTGGAAGCGCCGgcgatcatcatcgtcgtcatcgtcagcgATGCGCGCAAGAGTGTAG